The genomic DNA AGCTGCAGCTGCTAATTTCAGCGTCTCCACGTCATAGCTTATCTGGTGACCGCCTCCTTTTCCTGCTTCCACGGAGGCCAAGACGATGACAATGTCCGAATCCATTGCCTTCTGACGTGCTCTGCGGATGCCCTCCTGCTCGATAGCGCCGATGACTGGGCTCGAGTCCCCGTCATGATTAGCAATCGACCTGGTCGACTCCGTTCGTATGCCAGCTGTGTCAGCAAACGAACAGAGATATCCCCGAATATCAAGATTCGCCTCGATAACGTCGCGGGTAGTTCCCGCTTCCGAGGAAACAATGGAAGCTTCCCGTCCAACAATCTGGTTCATCAAAGAGCTCTTCCCGGCATTGGGCGGTCCCAACAGAGCTATCCGGATACCGTTCCGTAGAAGCTCACTCTTTTGACTGCCAAGCTTGTGCATGTTGATTGAATGCAAGATGCCCTCCACTAGCCGTCTGACATTGGTAAGCAGCTCGGTCGGCGATTCGTCAAAGTGCTGATCTTCTGAGAAGTCAATGAGTGCCTCGATCTCACCCCGAGCCAGCAAAAGTTCCTCTCGCCAGCGTTCGTATGTTTTGCCCAAAACACCCGAGTTGCCCTGCACGGCCACGCGTCGTTGCTGTTCTGTCACGGCGTCAAGAGTGTCGCCCAGTGACTCCACCTGTGCAAGATCGAGCCTCCCATTCAGGAATGCACGTCTCGTGAATTCGCCTGGTTCAGCATATCGAACTTTGCCCGTGGTCGAGCACTTTGGAATCGCCGCAAGCACAGCCTTGATCGTAGCAGAGCCTCCATGGACGTGCAATTCAAGCACATCTTCGCCAGTAACGGTCTTGGGCCCAGGGAAGTAGAGAATGAGGGAATCCGAGTCCAGGATATTGCCATTGGGCAGATTGGCAGAAGCTGGGTCAAGCAACGTCCTCACACCAGCATATCTGGGTTTCGGTGGAGGTTTCGTTGGGCATAGTGCTTTGTAAACCTAATCACATGTTAATGGAGAACTTATCACTATACTCCACGATGGATAATGTGTTACGCTTAAAGAACCTGGGCCAGAAATGCGGATAACGGCTATGCCCGCCTTTCCCGCACCCGATGACAAGGCATATATGGTGTCGTCGTTCTCATTGAAGAGCATGTCGTCAGTTCTTGGCGTAGCATAACCAAACTGCCGCATGCTGGGTTTATGACATGACAGCCatggttgaggttgttgtagAGCGGGCGCAACAGGCAATGCCCACGGCCGTGCTCTGAGTGCCCTCTTCAACACATAGCGAAACATTGACAAGAATCAAAAGGGAGAAAAGCGGAAATACAGCAGGGAAAAAACAGGTCTGGCGTTGTTTGTCATTGCT from Podospora pseudoanserina strain CBS 124.78 chromosome 2, whole genome shotgun sequence includes the following:
- the MSS1 gene encoding mitochondrial splicing system protein (EggNog:ENOG503NUT7; COG:J); its protein translation is MFRYVLKRALRARPWALPVAPALQQPQPWLSCHKPSMRQFGYATPRTDDMLFNENDDTIYALSSGAGKAGIAVIRISGPGSLSVYKALCPTKPPPKPRYAGVRTLLDPASANLPNGNILDSDSLILYFPGPKTVTGEDVLELHVHGGSATIKAVLAAIPKCSTTGKVRYAEPGEFTRRAFLNGRLDLAQVESLGDTLDAVTEQQRRVAVQGNSGVLGKTYERWREELLLARGEIEALIDFSEDQHFDESPTELLTNVRRLVEGILHSINMHKLGSQKSELLRNGIRIALLGPPNAGKSSLMNQIVGREASIVSSEAGTTRDVIEANLDIRGYLCSFADTAGIRTESTRSIANHDGDSSPVIGAIEQEGIRRARQKAMDSDIVIVLASVEAGKGGGHQISYDVETLKLAAAAQQCLVAVNKSDVVERETLEPLIQGFKRSALGSVQGLQGAEPLTISCKAAATAAAGLTDPGGVHTLTERLVQSFSELTSLPGDMHHLLGVTERQNQLLFECQMHLEGFMTEAQACGAGREPDVVLAAEHLRLAANRLACITGRGDSGDVEEVLGVIFEK